From Achromobacter spanius, a single genomic window includes:
- a CDS encoding Bug family tripartite tricarboxylate transporter substrate binding protein gives MNTQRRGALAALLAGAVFGTLALPASAADWPTQKPISYVVPFTVGGSTDVVGRVLAQKLGDRLKQNVVVENKPGAAGGIGATYVAKAPPDGYTLFGGTISTHAINASLYKNLKYDPVKDFEPVSLIAFLPNVLLVDPNLGVNSVADLIALLKRDPTKRTFASSGAGTSTHLAGELFAGMIGVPLTHVPYKGTPPAMVDVSSGAVTFMFDQMTAALPLLQTGKLKLLAVTTKDRIALAPEVPTMQEAGVPGFQMASWQAVYAPKGTPKPILDKLAAEIALILKEPDVQEKLGKTMGMELVGSTPDELRELMATEIPRWAEVVKKSGASVE, from the coding sequence ATGAACACGCAACGACGTGGCGCGCTTGCCGCGCTTCTGGCCGGTGCGGTCTTCGGGACGCTGGCGTTGCCCGCCAGCGCCGCCGACTGGCCCACGCAAAAGCCCATTTCCTATGTGGTGCCGTTCACCGTGGGCGGCTCGACCGACGTAGTGGGGCGGGTGCTGGCCCAGAAGCTGGGCGACCGCCTGAAACAGAACGTCGTCGTCGAAAACAAGCCGGGCGCCGCCGGCGGCATCGGCGCGACTTACGTCGCCAAGGCGCCGCCCGATGGCTACACCTTGTTCGGCGGCACGATCAGCACCCATGCCATCAACGCCAGCCTGTACAAGAACCTGAAGTACGACCCGGTGAAGGACTTCGAGCCGGTGTCGCTGATTGCCTTCCTGCCCAATGTGCTGCTGGTGGATCCGAATCTGGGCGTGAACTCGGTGGCCGACCTGATCGCGCTGCTCAAGCGCGACCCGACCAAGCGCACGTTCGCGTCCTCGGGGGCGGGCACCTCGACGCACCTGGCCGGTGAGCTGTTCGCCGGCATGATCGGCGTGCCGCTCACGCACGTGCCGTACAAGGGCACGCCGCCCGCCATGGTGGACGTCTCGTCCGGCGCGGTGACGTTCATGTTCGACCAGATGACCGCGGCGCTGCCGCTGCTGCAGACCGGCAAGCTCAAGCTGCTGGCCGTTACCACCAAGGACCGCATCGCGCTCGCTCCGGAGGTGCCGACCATGCAGGAGGCGGGTGTGCCGGGCTTCCAGATGGCGTCCTGGCAAGCGGTGTACGCGCCCAAGGGCACGCCCAAACCCATCCTGGACAAGCTGGCCGCCGAGATCGCCCTGATCCTGAAAGAGCCCGACGTGCAGGAAAAACTGGGCAAGACGATGGGCATGGAACTGGTCGGCAGCACGCCGGATGAGCTTCGGGAGCTGATGGCGACCGAGATTCCGCGCTGGGCGGAAGTCGTGAAGAAGTCGGGCGCGTCGGTCGAGTAA
- a CDS encoding ribonuclease activity regulator RraA, producing MNPETRARLAGVSTATLCTALFKRGLRNQFIQDVRPLNANLPNMVGPAFTLRYIPAREDLNTIKVFEDRAHPQRAAVETCPEGAVFVIDSRKDARAASAGSILVTRLMKRGVAGVVTDGGFRDSPEIAEMGFPAYHQRPSAPTNLTLHQALDINAPIGCGDVAVWPGDIVVGDREGVVVIPAHLADEIALEAVEMTAFEDFVTSQVQGGASILGLYPPTDPGTKDKFAAWRKEQGR from the coding sequence ATGAATCCCGAAACCCGCGCCCGGCTGGCCGGCGTCAGCACCGCCACCCTGTGCACGGCGCTCTTCAAGCGCGGCCTGCGCAACCAGTTCATCCAGGACGTGCGCCCGCTGAACGCCAACCTGCCCAACATGGTCGGCCCGGCCTTCACGCTGCGCTACATCCCCGCGCGCGAGGACCTGAACACGATCAAGGTGTTTGAAGATCGTGCGCACCCGCAGCGCGCCGCGGTCGAGACCTGCCCGGAAGGCGCGGTCTTCGTCATCGACAGCCGCAAGGATGCGCGCGCCGCGTCCGCAGGCTCCATCCTGGTCACCCGCCTGATGAAGCGCGGCGTGGCAGGCGTGGTGACCGACGGGGGCTTTCGCGATTCGCCGGAAATTGCCGAGATGGGCTTTCCCGCCTATCACCAGCGTCCGTCCGCGCCCACCAACCTGACGCTGCACCAGGCGCTGGACATCAACGCGCCCATCGGCTGCGGCGACGTGGCCGTGTGGCCGGGCGATATCGTCGTGGGCGACCGCGAAGGCGTGGTCGTCATTCCGGCCCATCTGGCCGACGAGATCGCCCTTGAAGCCGTCGAAATGACCGCTTTCGAAGACTTCGTGACCAGCCAGGTGCAAGGCGGCGCGTCCATCCTGGGCCTGTACCCGCCGACCGATCCGGGCACGAAGGACAAATTCGCCGCCTGGCGCAAAGAACAGGGCCGCTGA
- the araD gene encoding L-arabinonate dehydratase codes for MKRTYESLRSAAWMAKDDLRSFGHRSRMMQMGYGPDDWAGRPVIAIINTWSDLNPCHSHFKQRVEDVKRGVFQAGGFPVELPAISVSESFVKPTTMLYRNFLAMETEELLRSHPVDGAVLMGGCDKTTPGLIMGAISAGLPCVYVPAGPMLRGNWKGKILGSGSDAWKLWDERRAGKITQEQWTEVEGGIARSYGTCMTMGTASTMTAIAEAIGMTLPGASSIPAADVNHMRMSAECGRRVVEMVWDDLTPQRILSVASFKNAINVAMAMGCSTNAIIHLVAMSRRAGCAVGLDDFDAASRKVPVIANIRPSGDTYLMEDFFYAGGLPALMSRLQDAHLDLSAMTVTGKTLGENIAGAEVYNDDVIRKLDEAIYDEGALAVLRGNIAPDGCVIKPSACAPQYLRHTGPALVFDDYPSMKAAVEDENLDVTADHIMILRNAGPQGGPGMPEWGMLPIPTKLVKQGVRDMLRLSDARMSGTSYGACILHVAPESYIGGPLALVRTGDTITVDVPARTINLNISDEELAARRAAWTPPPKRYERGYGWMYSKHILQANDGCDLDFLETEFGAPVPEPSIF; via the coding sequence ATGAAACGCACCTACGAAAGCTTGCGCAGCGCTGCCTGGATGGCCAAGGACGATCTGCGCTCCTTTGGCCACCGTTCCCGCATGATGCAGATGGGCTACGGCCCCGACGATTGGGCGGGGCGCCCCGTCATTGCCATCATCAACACCTGGTCCGACCTGAACCCCTGTCATAGCCACTTCAAGCAGCGCGTCGAAGACGTAAAGCGCGGCGTGTTCCAGGCGGGCGGCTTTCCGGTGGAACTGCCCGCGATTTCGGTGTCGGAATCCTTCGTCAAGCCGACCACCATGCTGTACCGCAACTTCCTGGCCATGGAGACCGAGGAACTGCTGCGCAGCCACCCGGTGGATGGCGCCGTCCTGATGGGCGGCTGCGACAAGACCACGCCGGGACTCATCATGGGCGCCATCAGCGCCGGCCTGCCGTGCGTCTACGTGCCGGCTGGCCCCATGCTGCGCGGCAACTGGAAGGGCAAGATCCTGGGTTCCGGGTCGGACGCCTGGAAGCTCTGGGACGAACGCCGCGCCGGCAAGATCACGCAGGAGCAATGGACCGAAGTGGAAGGCGGCATCGCCCGCAGCTACGGCACCTGCATGACGATGGGCACGGCCAGCACCATGACCGCCATTGCCGAGGCCATAGGCATGACGCTGCCCGGCGCCTCGTCCATTCCGGCGGCGGACGTCAACCACATGCGCATGTCGGCCGAGTGCGGCCGGCGTGTGGTCGAGATGGTCTGGGACGACCTGACGCCCCAGCGCATCCTGAGCGTGGCGTCGTTCAAGAACGCCATCAACGTCGCCATGGCGATGGGCTGTTCCACCAACGCCATCATCCACCTGGTCGCCATGTCGCGCCGGGCGGGCTGCGCCGTGGGCCTGGACGACTTCGACGCGGCCAGCCGCAAGGTGCCCGTCATCGCCAACATCCGGCCCAGCGGCGACACCTACCTGATGGAAGACTTCTTTTACGCGGGCGGCTTGCCGGCGCTGATGTCGCGCCTGCAGGATGCCCACCTGGACCTGTCGGCCATGACGGTCACCGGCAAGACGCTGGGCGAGAACATCGCCGGCGCCGAGGTCTACAACGACGACGTGATCCGCAAGCTGGACGAGGCGATCTACGACGAGGGCGCGCTGGCCGTGCTGCGCGGCAACATCGCGCCCGACGGCTGCGTCATCAAGCCCAGCGCGTGCGCGCCGCAATACCTGCGCCACACCGGCCCCGCGCTGGTCTTTGACGACTATCCCAGCATGAAGGCGGCCGTCGAGGACGAGAACCTGGATGTCACCGCCGACCACATCATGATCCTGCGCAATGCCGGCCCGCAGGGCGGTCCGGGTATGCCGGAGTGGGGGATGCTGCCGATCCCGACCAAACTGGTCAAGCAGGGCGTGCGCGACATGCTGCGCCTGTCCGATGCGCGCATGAGCGGCACCAGCTACGGCGCCTGCATCCTGCACGTGGCGCCTGAAAGCTACATCGGCGGCCCGCTGGCGCTGGTCAGGACCGGCGACACGATCACCGTGGACGTGCCCGCCCGCACCATCAATCTGAACATCAGCGACGAGGAACTGGCCGCACGCCGCGCGGCCTGGACGCCGCCGCCCAAGCGCTACGAGCGCGGCTACGGCTGGATGTATTCCAAGCACATCCTGCAGGCGAATGACGGCTGCGACCTCGATTTCCTGGAAACGGAGTTTGGCGCGCCCGTGCCTGAACCCTCCATCTTCTGA
- a CDS encoding GntR family transcriptional regulator, which yields MQSQKLRLDRSRHAAPQVFEHLRRQIISLELVPGAPLSRVTLAECYGLSQTPIRDALMRLAEEALVEIYPQHTTVVSRVDIAAARQAHFLRRSLELEIVHLLAQRPDPLLLQRLQSSIDLQRAAHASGEYQQFINADQAFHRDMHEAAGVASLWEMAQRYSGHLDRLRRLHLPEAGKAERILDDHQRLLDAIAAQDPARAQQVLREHLSGTLSQVAEICKRYPDYVVAD from the coding sequence ATGCAAAGCCAGAAGCTCAGACTGGATCGCTCCCGCCACGCGGCCCCCCAGGTTTTTGAACACCTGCGACGCCAGATCATCTCGCTGGAACTCGTGCCCGGCGCGCCGCTGTCGCGCGTCACCCTGGCCGAGTGCTACGGCCTGAGCCAGACGCCCATCCGCGACGCGCTCATGCGGCTGGCCGAGGAAGCCCTGGTCGAAATCTATCCGCAGCACACCACGGTGGTCAGCCGGGTCGACATTGCCGCCGCGCGGCAGGCGCATTTCCTGCGCCGCTCGCTCGAACTGGAGATCGTCCATCTGCTGGCGCAGCGGCCCGATCCGCTGTTGCTCCAGCGCCTGCAATCGTCCATCGACTTGCAGCGCGCCGCCCACGCCAGCGGCGAGTACCAGCAGTTCATCAACGCGGATCAGGCGTTTCACCGCGACATGCACGAAGCCGCGGGTGTGGCCAGCCTGTGGGAGATGGCGCAGCGCTACAGCGGCCACCTGGACCGGTTACGCCGGCTGCATCTGCCCGAAGCCGGCAAGGCGGAACGCATTCTGGACGACCATCAACGGCTGCTGGATGCCATCGCCGCACAGGATCCGGCCCGGGCGCAGCAGGTGCTGCGCGAGCACCTGTCCGGCACGCTCAGCCAGGTGGCTGAAATCTGCAAGCGTTATCCCGATTACGTGGTGGCCGATTAG
- a CDS encoding surface-adhesin E family protein — translation MTARPPSALLALALFVAASAGTLAHGAAANDPAWVPVDPQTMPGVFYDSKSIRTVSESPAVRAVTVAWFYAQPRISEANGQPYGSVTQPITLNCTADTYTVTEVLHHTGNDATGAIVESIPVAGIRNAPVTRDPVQRRLRDLVCAANGKSARK, via the coding sequence ATGACCGCAAGGCCTCCTTCTGCCCTCCTCGCCCTGGCCCTGTTTGTCGCGGCGAGCGCCGGCACGCTGGCGCATGGCGCCGCCGCCAACGATCCAGCCTGGGTGCCGGTCGACCCGCAGACGATGCCGGGCGTGTTCTACGACAGCAAATCCATCCGCACCGTGTCCGAAAGCCCGGCGGTGCGGGCCGTGACGGTGGCCTGGTTCTACGCCCAGCCCCGTATTTCCGAGGCCAACGGCCAACCCTATGGCTCGGTGACTCAGCCCATCACACTGAACTGCACCGCCGATACCTATACCGTCACCGAGGTCCTGCACCACACGGGCAACGACGCCACCGGGGCGATCGTGGAATCCATCCCGGTGGCGGGTATCCGCAATGCGCCCGTCACGCGCGACCCGGTGCAGCGGCGACTGCGGGACCTGGTGTGCGCCGCAAACGGCAAGAGCGCGCGCAAGTAG
- a CDS encoding ABC transporter permease — translation MGARYALGLGGLGLLLVLWWLGTEVLAPAGGMARRFAPGPTFVSLGELLTSSDLPHHILVSLRRIAVGLGLALAIGVPLGLAIGSWRRLEAAASPAMQFLRMISPLSWMPIAVMVFGVGDDPVYFLLAFAAVWPIVLNTAAGVQQLDPRWLQLAQSVAATRWETLRSVILPGVMGHILTGVRLAIGILWIVLVPCEMLGVSAGMGYFILDTRDRLAYSELMAMVLMIGVLGFLLDAGARALYRYWRGQ, via the coding sequence GTGGGCGCGCGCTACGCGCTCGGCCTGGGCGGGTTGGGCCTGCTGCTGGTGCTGTGGTGGCTGGGCACGGAGGTCCTGGCGCCGGCGGGCGGCATGGCGCGGCGCTTTGCGCCCGGACCCACCTTCGTCAGCCTGGGCGAATTGCTCACCAGCTCGGATCTGCCGCACCACATCCTGGTCAGCCTGCGGCGGATCGCGGTGGGATTGGGGCTGGCCTTGGCGATCGGCGTGCCGCTGGGCCTGGCGATCGGCAGTTGGCGCCGGCTGGAAGCCGCCGCATCGCCCGCCATGCAATTTCTGCGCATGATCTCGCCGCTGTCGTGGATGCCGATCGCGGTCATGGTGTTCGGGGTGGGCGACGATCCCGTCTACTTCCTGCTCGCGTTTGCGGCGGTCTGGCCGATCGTCCTGAATACGGCGGCTGGCGTGCAGCAGCTTGATCCGCGCTGGCTGCAACTGGCGCAAAGCGTGGCCGCGACCCGCTGGGAGACCCTGCGCAGTGTCATCCTGCCCGGCGTGATGGGCCATATCCTGACCGGCGTGCGGCTGGCGATCGGCATCCTGTGGATCGTCCTGGTCCCGTGCGAGATGCTGGGCGTGTCGGCCGGCATGGGGTATTTCATTCTGGACACGCGCGACCGGCTGGCCTATTCGGAACTGATGGCGATGGTGCTGATGATCGGCGTGCTGGGCTTTTTGCTGGATGCCGGCGCCCGGGCGTTGTACCGGTACTGGCGGGGGCAGTAG
- a CDS encoding ABC transporter substrate-binding protein: MCLEHMSRRDWLKLSALLTAGGAASLLSAFNARAQSEPDAPVRIGYLPITDAAPLLVAHNNGLFDKAGVKAEKPVLLRSWAQVIEAFISGQVNVVHLLSPMTVWARFGSKVPAKVVAWNHVGGSGLTVAPAVNNVKDLGGKTVAIPFWYSIHNVMLQYLLRENGLTPVARKDGAPAANEVNLIVMAPADMPPALAQQRIAGYIVAEPFNAAAETLGVGKVLRFTGDIWRNHACCVVFMHERDLTQRPEWSQKVVDAIVQAQLWIRDNRAETARLLSKEGINRYTPHTLPALSKVLAPPPEDREQYLASGAIRHADWDERRIDFQPYPFPSYTEELVRRLRDTLIEADRGFLADLDPASAAAELVDDRYVRRAIESAGGLSRFGFPDAYSRTEMVQA; this comes from the coding sequence ATGTGCCTTGAACACATGTCGCGTCGCGACTGGTTGAAACTCTCGGCCCTGCTGACCGCAGGCGGCGCCGCTTCCCTGCTGTCGGCCTTCAATGCGCGGGCGCAATCCGAGCCCGACGCGCCCGTGCGCATCGGCTATCTGCCCATCACCGACGCCGCGCCGCTGCTGGTGGCGCATAACAATGGCCTCTTCGACAAGGCGGGCGTCAAGGCCGAAAAGCCCGTGCTGCTGCGCAGTTGGGCGCAGGTGATCGAAGCCTTCATCTCGGGTCAGGTAAACGTGGTGCATCTGCTGTCGCCGATGACGGTGTGGGCGCGGTTTGGCAGCAAGGTGCCCGCCAAGGTGGTGGCCTGGAACCACGTCGGCGGCTCCGGTCTGACCGTCGCGCCCGCCGTCAACAACGTGAAAGACCTGGGCGGCAAGACGGTGGCGATTCCGTTCTGGTATTCCATCCACAACGTCATGCTGCAGTACCTGCTGCGCGAGAACGGCCTGACGCCGGTGGCGCGCAAGGACGGGGCGCCGGCCGCCAATGAAGTGAACCTGATCGTCATGGCGCCCGCGGACATGCCGCCCGCCCTGGCGCAGCAGCGCATTGCGGGCTACATCGTGGCCGAGCCGTTCAACGCGGCGGCTGAAACCCTGGGCGTGGGCAAGGTGCTGCGCTTTACGGGCGACATCTGGCGCAACCATGCCTGCTGCGTCGTCTTCATGCACGAGCGCGACCTGACGCAGCGGCCGGAATGGTCGCAGAAGGTGGTGGACGCCATCGTGCAGGCGCAGCTCTGGATCCGCGACAATCGGGCCGAGACGGCGCGGCTGCTGTCCAAGGAGGGCATCAACCGCTACACCCCGCATACGCTGCCGGCGCTGTCCAAGGTGCTGGCGCCGCCGCCCGAGGATCGCGAGCAGTACCTGGCCAGCGGCGCCATCCGGCACGCCGATTGGGATGAACGCCGCATCGACTTCCAGCCGTATCCGTTTCCCAGCTACACCGAGGAACTGGTGCGGCGGCTGCGCGACACGCTGATCGAGGCGGACCGCGGATTCCTGGCCGACCTGGATCCGGCGAGCGCGGCGGCCGAGTTGGTGGACGATCGCTATGTCCGGCGGGCAATCGAATCGGCCGGCGGCCTGTCGCGCTTCGGCTTTCCCGATGCCTACAGCCGGACCGAGATGGTGCAGGCGTGA
- a CDS encoding ABC transporter ATP-binding protein — MTAAPLPVLQARNLALRYPGADDAVFDGVDLDLARGEVVAVLGASGAGKSSLLRVLAGLQPATAGTLLMEGAPLTGVHPRVAVAFQDPSLLPWLSLERNVAFGLDFKHQPALTDAQRRARVAQAIDEVGLAHARHLRPAQLSGGMAQRTALARCLARQPSVLLLDEPFGALDEVTRGEMQELLRKVVADFQTAAVLITHDIDEALLLADRIVLLGGAPGRILGVWQVDLPQPRADLLPEMGALRLEILTRLRAALRATRGAAVLA; from the coding sequence ATGACGGCGGCGCCGCTGCCGGTGCTGCAGGCCCGGAATCTGGCCCTGCGCTATCCCGGCGCGGACGACGCCGTTTTTGATGGCGTTGATCTGGACCTGGCGCGCGGCGAAGTGGTGGCCGTGCTGGGCGCCAGCGGCGCCGGCAAATCCAGCCTGTTGCGGGTCCTGGCTGGCCTGCAGCCCGCCACGGCCGGCACGCTGCTGATGGAAGGCGCGCCCCTCACGGGCGTGCATCCGCGCGTGGCGGTGGCGTTTCAGGATCCGAGCTTGTTGCCCTGGCTGTCGCTGGAGCGCAATGTCGCCTTCGGGCTGGACTTCAAGCATCAGCCGGCGCTGACGGATGCGCAGCGCCGCGCCCGCGTGGCGCAGGCCATCGACGAAGTCGGACTGGCGCACGCGCGCCATCTGCGGCCGGCCCAGTTGTCGGGCGGCATGGCGCAGCGCACGGCGCTAGCGCGGTGCCTGGCGCGCCAACCGTCGGTGCTGCTGCTGGACGAACCCTTTGGCGCGCTGGACGAGGTCACGCGCGGCGAAATGCAGGAGCTGCTGCGCAAAGTAGTGGCCGACTTCCAGACGGCGGCCGTCCTGATCACCCATGACATCGACGAAGCGCTGCTGCTGGCCGACCGCATCGTGCTGCTGGGCGGCGCGCCCGGCCGCATCCTGGGCGTGTGGCAGGTGGACCTGCCGCAACCGCGCGCCGACCTGCTGCCGGAAATGGGCGCGCTGCGCCTGGAGATCCTTACCCGCTTGCGCGCCGCGCTGCGGGCCACGCGCGGCGCTGCCGTGCTTGCCTGA